A window from Cellulomonas sp. C5510 encodes these proteins:
- a CDS encoding PIN domain-containing protein: MRVYADGSALVRYLPGSEHHEDWLRWADRRGSGLLVTSLSLSELRAAVAEAPADVRALAHDVADGLEVVRYHDQALKLASMTTGVLTPFAALHLGVAATHPDVTAFASYDHRLVAVAAIHGLEIVSPGLPPQWWV; the protein is encoded by the coding sequence GTGCGGGTCTACGCCGACGGGTCGGCGCTCGTCCGCTACCTCCCGGGATCGGAGCACCACGAGGACTGGCTGAGGTGGGCGGACCGGCGCGGGTCCGGCCTCCTCGTCACGTCGCTGTCCCTGAGCGAGCTGCGCGCCGCGGTCGCCGAGGCACCGGCGGACGTCCGCGCGCTCGCGCACGACGTCGCCGACGGGCTCGAGGTCGTGCGGTACCACGACCAGGCGCTCAAGCTGGCGTCGATGACCACGGGCGTCCTCACGCCGTTCGCGGCGCTGCACCTGGGGGTCGCCGCCACGCACCCGGACGTGACCGCGTTCGCCTCGTACGACCACCGGCTCGTGGCGGTCGCGGCGATCCACGGCCTGGAGATCGTGTCGCCGGGGCTGCCGCCGCAGTGGTGGGTCTGA
- a CDS encoding LacI family DNA-binding transcriptional regulator translates to MATISDVARVAGVSISTVSAALSGKRHVASDTRSRIEAVARTMGYHPNAGARMLAGTRAQMLALSAPLHADTSTPAHMRFVLAVTTAARAHGYDTLLLVEDEAAAGIERVSASALADGIVVMDVDARDRRADQLRSGRYPAVFLGVPDDPTGLRCVDLDFAAAARLCLDRLAGLGHRAVGLVGQPEVTYERGTNYARVFRDAFVAHAAATGLRCEVVTPEPGRLGADAALPRLRRLLPDVSAVVLNASELTTHRFVRSCLEAGLRIPGDLSLVVAGASFDTSDDDVPLDTVPLPAATMGARAVQLLVDRIEGASEPVVERLAPTYVERGSVAAPDAG, encoded by the coding sequence GTGGCCACGATCAGCGACGTCGCCCGGGTCGCCGGGGTGTCGATCAGCACCGTCTCGGCGGCGCTGAGCGGCAAGCGGCACGTGGCCAGCGACACCCGCAGCCGCATCGAGGCCGTGGCCCGCACGATGGGCTACCACCCCAACGCCGGCGCCCGGATGCTCGCCGGGACGCGCGCCCAGATGCTGGCGCTGTCCGCGCCGCTGCACGCCGACACCTCGACCCCCGCGCACATGCGCTTCGTGCTCGCGGTCACGACGGCGGCCCGGGCGCACGGCTACGACACGCTGCTGCTGGTCGAGGACGAGGCGGCGGCCGGCATCGAGCGGGTCAGCGCGAGCGCGCTCGCCGACGGCATCGTCGTCATGGACGTCGACGCGCGCGACCGCCGGGCCGACCAGCTGCGGTCCGGCCGGTACCCCGCGGTGTTCCTCGGCGTCCCGGACGACCCGACGGGTCTGCGGTGCGTCGACCTGGACTTCGCGGCGGCCGCGCGCCTGTGCCTGGACCGGCTGGCCGGCCTGGGGCACCGCGCGGTGGGCCTGGTGGGTCAGCCGGAGGTCACGTACGAGCGCGGGACGAACTACGCGCGGGTCTTCCGTGACGCCTTCGTGGCGCACGCGGCGGCGACCGGGCTGCGGTGCGAGGTCGTGACGCCCGAGCCGGGACGCCTCGGCGCGGACGCCGCGCTGCCCCGGCTGCGCCGGCTCCTGCCGGACGTCAGCGCGGTCGTGCTCAACGCGAGCGAGCTGACGACGCACCGGTTCGTGCGGTCCTGCCTCGAGGCCGGGCTGCGCATCCCGGGCGACCTGTCGCTCGTCGTCGCGGGCGCGAGCTTCGACACCAGCGACGACGACGTCCCGCTGGACACCGTGCCGCTGCCGGCGGCGACCATGGGCGCGCGCGCCGTGCAGCTGCTGGTCGACCGCATCGAGGGGGCGAGCGAGCCGGTCGTCGAGCGGCTCGCCCCGACCTACGTCGAGCGCGGCTCCGTCGCGGCGCCGGACGCCGGCTAG
- a CDS encoding bacterial proteasome activator family protein — MSEPSVPGRNPRIVVLGGDDPGAEQAPGATDGPSGPSGPADDATEDPAAVVGQPAKVMRIGTMIKQLLEEVRSAPLDEAARARLAEVHERSLHELEDGLSPELIDELHRITLPFADEQTPSDAELRIAQAQLVGWLEGLFHGIQTALVAQQMAAQAQLTQMRRALPGGRPVPGGPGVPGAAGGPTGDPGPGQYL, encoded by the coding sequence ATGAGCGAGCCCAGCGTCCCCGGCCGGAACCCGCGCATCGTCGTGCTCGGCGGCGACGACCCCGGCGCGGAGCAGGCACCCGGTGCGACGGACGGCCCGTCCGGCCCGTCCGGCCCGGCGGACGACGCCACCGAGGACCCGGCCGCGGTCGTCGGCCAGCCGGCGAAGGTCATGCGGATCGGCACGATGATCAAGCAGCTGCTCGAGGAGGTGCGCAGCGCCCCGCTCGACGAGGCGGCACGCGCGCGGCTCGCCGAGGTGCACGAGCGGTCCCTGCACGAGCTGGAGGACGGCCTGTCCCCCGAGCTCATCGACGAGCTGCACCGCATCACCCTGCCGTTCGCCGACGAGCAGACCCCGAGCGACGCGGAGCTCCGCATCGCGCAGGCCCAGCTCGTCGGCTGGCTCGAGGGTCTGTTCCACGGCATCCAGACCGCCCTGGTCGCCCAGCAGATGGCCGCGCAGGCGCAGCTCACGCAGATGCGGCGGGCCCTGCCGGGCGGGCGGCCGGTGCCGGGCGGCCCGGGCGTGCCCGGCGCGGCGGGCGGCCCCACGGGCGACCCCGGACCCGGTCAGTACCTCTAG
- a CDS encoding DUF742 domain-containing protein, which translates to MSESEFETRTVRPYALTGGRVRSDRSDYPLEALVELLPDGVAGQGLTPEKRAILQHASHGYISVAELSALLHLPIGVVRVVVSDLVDAGYVRVHASDPVEVRTGQSPALSLSVLESVLNGISAL; encoded by the coding sequence ATGAGCGAGAGCGAGTTCGAGACCCGGACGGTCCGCCCGTACGCCCTCACCGGCGGCCGGGTGCGGTCCGACCGGTCCGACTACCCCCTCGAGGCGCTGGTCGAGCTGCTCCCCGACGGGGTGGCCGGGCAGGGCCTGACGCCGGAGAAGCGCGCGATCCTCCAGCACGCCTCCCACGGCTACATCTCGGTCGCGGAGCTGTCCGCGCTGCTGCACCTGCCGATCGGCGTCGTCCGCGTGGTGGTGTCCGACCTGGTCGACGCCGGCTACGTCCGCGTGCACGCCTCCGACCCGGTCGAGGTCCGCACCGGGCAGTCGCCCGCCCTGTCCCTCAGCGTCCTGGAGAGTGTTCTCAATGGCATTTCCGCCCTCTGA
- a CDS encoding beta-galactosidase, translated as MTEDNELVYGGDYNPDQWPRETWDEDIRLMRQAHVNRVTLGVFSWSSLEPREGEYEVEWLDTIMDKLADAGIGVVLATPTASPPPWFSLAHPEALPVRPDGVRLVHGSRDTYNPAAPAYREAAVRITRMLAERYGQHPALRMWHLHNEYGTVSHGPVSDEAFRVWLRARYGTLEALNAAWWTAFWSQGYGAWEEILTPRATQYLPNPAHVLDFKRFSADLLRDCLRDQVEVVRAVTPDVPVTTNFMLPSWHHYDEWDLAAEIDTVSIDHYPAARDVEGEVHAAFGADLARSFNGGRPWTLMEQATSTVYDYAAGRIFAKEPGRLERNTIQYLARGATGSLFFQWRNGRGGAEMFHSPMVPHTGPDSRVFREICDLGATLGRLGELAAPPADGGPVNRNRVAFVWDSTAWWSSETRALPTDDLSFLDAVRAAHRALWWEGIGCDAVRLGDDLSAYDVVLVPSKLAVSDDEAQALRTFVEQGGTAVVWYFAGSTDEHLRVRQGSFSGAFADLLGIRVEELHPLAPGETVALDDGTTGDCWSQLVQLRGAEALAHLTGGVLDGVPAITRHDVGAGAAYHVGTRLEPGALRRLLADVVARAGVTRDHPAAGDGLEVVRRHAGPGTYLLAVNHDEVPRALTVDGHDLLADRPVAGEVVLAPGAHLVLRETARTPVPARPVDPVQPTP; from the coding sequence GTGACCGAGGACAACGAGCTGGTCTACGGCGGGGACTACAACCCCGACCAGTGGCCGCGGGAGACCTGGGACGAGGACATCCGCCTCATGCGCCAGGCGCACGTGAACCGGGTGACCCTCGGCGTCTTCTCCTGGTCGAGCCTCGAGCCGCGCGAGGGCGAGTACGAGGTCGAGTGGCTCGACACGATCATGGACAAGCTGGCGGACGCCGGCATCGGGGTCGTGCTCGCCACCCCCACCGCGTCACCGCCGCCGTGGTTCTCGCTCGCGCACCCCGAGGCGCTGCCCGTCCGCCCCGACGGCGTGCGCCTGGTGCACGGCAGCCGGGACACGTACAACCCCGCGGCGCCGGCGTACCGCGAGGCCGCCGTGCGGATCACGCGCATGCTCGCCGAGCGGTACGGGCAGCACCCGGCGCTGCGGATGTGGCACCTGCACAACGAGTACGGCACCGTCTCGCACGGGCCGGTGAGCGACGAGGCGTTCCGGGTGTGGCTGCGGGCGCGGTACGGCACCCTCGAGGCGCTGAACGCGGCGTGGTGGACGGCGTTCTGGTCGCAGGGCTACGGCGCCTGGGAGGAGATCCTCACCCCGCGCGCCACGCAGTACCTGCCGAACCCGGCGCACGTGCTCGACTTCAAGCGGTTCTCCGCCGACCTGCTGCGCGACTGCCTGCGCGACCAGGTGGAGGTGGTCCGCGCCGTCACGCCCGACGTGCCGGTCACCACCAACTTCATGCTCCCGTCGTGGCACCACTACGACGAGTGGGACCTCGCCGCCGAGATCGACACGGTGTCGATCGACCACTACCCGGCCGCGCGGGACGTGGAGGGCGAGGTGCACGCCGCGTTCGGCGCGGACCTGGCGCGCTCGTTCAACGGCGGCCGCCCGTGGACGCTCATGGAGCAGGCCACGAGCACCGTCTACGACTACGCCGCCGGGCGGATCTTCGCCAAGGAGCCCGGCCGCCTCGAGCGGAACACGATCCAGTACCTGGCGCGCGGTGCCACCGGCAGCCTGTTCTTCCAGTGGCGCAACGGGCGCGGCGGCGCCGAGATGTTCCACTCGCCGATGGTTCCGCACACCGGGCCCGACTCCCGGGTGTTCCGCGAGATCTGCGACCTCGGCGCCACGCTCGGCCGGCTCGGCGAGCTCGCGGCCCCGCCCGCGGACGGCGGGCCGGTCAACCGGAACCGCGTCGCGTTCGTGTGGGACTCGACGGCCTGGTGGTCCTCCGAGACGCGCGCCCTGCCGACCGACGACCTGAGCTTCCTGGACGCCGTGCGTGCCGCCCACCGCGCGCTGTGGTGGGAGGGCATCGGCTGCGACGCCGTCCGCCTGGGCGACGACCTGAGCGCGTACGACGTCGTGCTCGTGCCGAGCAAGCTCGCCGTGAGCGACGACGAGGCGCAGGCGCTGCGCACCTTCGTCGAGCAGGGCGGCACGGCCGTCGTCTGGTACTTCGCGGGCTCCACCGACGAGCACCTGCGCGTGCGCCAGGGCTCCTTCAGCGGGGCGTTCGCCGACCTGCTCGGCATCCGGGTGGAGGAGCTCCACCCGCTCGCGCCCGGCGAGACCGTCGCGCTCGACGACGGCACGACCGGCGACTGCTGGTCGCAGCTCGTCCAGCTGCGCGGCGCGGAGGCGCTCGCCCACCTGACCGGGGGCGTGCTCGACGGGGTCCCCGCGATCACCCGCCACGACGTCGGTGCCGGCGCCGCCTACCACGTCGGCACCCGCCTGGAGCCGGGGGCCCTGCGCCGGCTGCTGGCCGACGTCGTCGCGCGCGCCGGCGTCACGCGCGACCACCCCGCGGCGGGTGACGGCCTCGAGGTCGTGCGGCGCCACGCCGGACCCGGCACCTACCTCCTCGCCGTCAACCACGACGAGGTCCCCCGCGCGCTCACGGTCGACGGGCACGACCTGCTCGCCGACCGTCCCGTCGCCGGCGAGGTCGTCCTCGCCCCCGGCGCGCACCTCGTGCTGCGGGAGACCGCGCGCACGCCCGTCCCAGCCCGGCCGGTCGACCCCGTCCAGCCGACCCCCTGA
- a CDS encoding ATP/GTP-binding protein, giving the protein MAFPPSDAAPALSSTVPTARQAGAAGTLGAAPTVVKIVVAGGFAVGKTTFIGSISDIEPLNTEAAMTEHSVGVDDAGGVSDRKTSTTVAMDFGRIALPGSLWLYLFGTPGQDRFLFMWDDLVRGAIGAVVLVDTDRLDQCFPAVDYFESRGIPFVVGVNCFDGIAKHRLEDVREALAIPAHVPVLYTDARSRTATKQTLIALVQLAMERLRGA; this is encoded by the coding sequence ATGGCATTTCCGCCCTCTGACGCCGCCCCGGCGCTGTCGTCCACGGTGCCGACCGCCCGGCAGGCCGGTGCCGCCGGCACGCTCGGGGCCGCGCCCACCGTCGTGAAGATCGTCGTGGCCGGCGGGTTCGCGGTCGGCAAGACGACCTTCATCGGGTCCATCTCGGACATCGAGCCGCTCAACACCGAGGCCGCGATGACCGAGCACTCCGTCGGCGTGGACGACGCGGGCGGCGTGTCCGACCGCAAGACGTCGACGACGGTGGCCATGGACTTCGGCCGCATCGCGCTGCCCGGCTCGCTGTGGCTGTACCTGTTCGGCACGCCCGGGCAGGACCGGTTCCTGTTCATGTGGGACGACCTGGTGCGCGGGGCGATCGGCGCGGTCGTGCTGGTCGACACCGACCGGCTCGACCAGTGCTTCCCGGCGGTCGACTACTTCGAGTCCCGCGGCATCCCGTTCGTCGTCGGCGTCAACTGCTTCGACGGCATCGCCAAGCACCGGCTGGAGGACGTCCGCGAGGCGCTCGCCATCCCGGCGCACGTGCCGGTGCTGTACACGGACGCCCGCTCGCGGACCGCCACCAAGCAGACCCTCATCGCGCTGGTGCAGCTCGCCATGGAGCGGCTCCGGGGCGCGTGA
- a CDS encoding nitrate- and nitrite sensing domain-containing protein, with protein MLRRLGIRAKVLAVLAVPVLVLLLAAGYIAAQSVAEARTAATVRDIVATLPQYSRAAEALQQERTLSVQQASDSALGGNLTVSRSATDDAVAALGVALRSVDLSGLDARVADAVKNASNQHTRLIEIRDRVDAGSIPPSLVDSNYTDIVRADNQVPVTVAETLSERSLASRMSAFGAVADTIEQVLRAQPVAAEVIATDGADGAQVRELSSLFAVQDQARDDARSITNTLRLPGLQLASRDADLTAMQLALESGNPATIAEVDATRWNSLVNAELAVLRPVASQVLTAAGDRADTIASQAREQALITGGIAAVAAALSILIALVVSRGIVVPLRRLTVAAGQVREELPRLVEQVAVPGETPDLTLANLPVESRDEVGRLAQAFNDVNATTIEVAREQAALRGSIAEMFVNVARRDQVLLGRQLAFIDSLERSEEDPATLANLFRLDHLATRMRRNAESLLVLAGIDSGRRLREAMPLSDVVRTASSEIEQYDRVQLDLGADPLMHGFNALAAAHLLAELLENATLFSEPGTPVLVATAVEGDHVVVRIADQGLGMAPDELSAANTTIRSTSPTEALGAQRLGLYVVARLSQRLGARVRLERSRSTSSSGTLAVVEFPVALFTAHDPALAGGLAGPQRAAGPETGALPVAEPPVAVPVDLAALTDGATPTGLPRRRTPGASPDGAPAEQDVVLPAPAEATLAPEVAAEAGGWTPMVAPSGAPAALPSRGPALPTRGPAAGGTETPGAGEDRTVAERMPAAPRGGLFAGFRGRDALAAGGAPVTAGPGPDGLAPGTAAEPAEESSPQDVPAPGWPADVPGDDGAASAWPRADVPAVVDDPAVAAPAEPEPLVVPGLVPDDPALDSQVWAGTAFAPPDPSRWSDETQVLPPQDTPPATTPARGDVPGAAWDVEPAWRSGEPEAFLGSGAVPAAPEPSTPSVPDLVASDPFPPSPIAPDAFLPDGPATDGALPGAFLPDGPATDGAAPGAFLPDAPVAPPALPDFAELVRGDDPAPPAERPRRQRARRSFFSLRRRREAPPASPAAAAPATSAPVASPAEPAPAAPAVPAPAASPAAPARRSARGAHAAPEPPHSSPATPRGPRPVRPPPREAPPGCPPRGGTRSTRRPPTTRRPPVRSPSTRSSPRRRPPRTPTGTMRRCPPRSPRPGRCRCPARPPAPPTSPRRCPTSRPSRRSPTPTARSRGRSPLRPTTPDRSCGGRPVWSRRPPPSPSLCPPASAVRRGTSARGRRPGRRRARAVRRRRRPRSPAAPRVPGGRVAWTRRPPRCSPCEPTSRSRR; from the coding sequence ATGCTGCGCAGGCTCGGCATCCGCGCCAAGGTGCTGGCGGTCCTCGCGGTGCCCGTGCTCGTCCTGCTGCTCGCCGCGGGGTACATCGCCGCGCAGTCCGTCGCCGAGGCCCGGACCGCGGCGACCGTCCGCGACATCGTGGCCACCCTGCCGCAGTACTCCCGCGCGGCCGAGGCGCTGCAGCAGGAGCGCACCCTGTCCGTGCAGCAGGCCAGCGACAGCGCGCTCGGCGGCAACCTCACCGTGTCGCGCTCCGCGACGGACGACGCCGTGGCGGCGCTGGGCGTCGCGCTGCGGTCGGTGGACCTGTCCGGGCTGGACGCGCGCGTGGCCGACGCGGTGAAGAACGCGAGCAACCAGCACACCCGCCTCATCGAGATCCGCGACCGCGTGGACGCGGGCTCCATCCCGCCCTCGCTGGTCGACAGCAACTACACCGACATCGTCCGGGCGGACAACCAGGTGCCCGTCACGGTCGCCGAGACGCTGTCCGAGCGGTCCCTGGCGAGCCGCATGTCGGCCTTCGGCGCGGTCGCCGACACGATCGAGCAGGTGCTGCGCGCCCAGCCGGTGGCCGCCGAGGTCATCGCGACCGACGGTGCCGACGGCGCCCAGGTGCGCGAGCTCTCGTCCCTGTTCGCCGTGCAGGACCAGGCGCGCGACGACGCGCGGTCGATCACGAACACCCTGCGTCTGCCCGGCCTGCAGCTCGCCTCGCGCGACGCCGACCTGACGGCGATGCAGCTCGCCCTGGAGTCGGGGAACCCGGCGACGATCGCCGAGGTCGACGCCACGCGGTGGAACTCGCTGGTGAACGCCGAGCTCGCGGTGCTGCGCCCCGTCGCGTCGCAGGTCCTCACCGCCGCGGGCGACCGCGCCGACACCATCGCGAGCCAGGCCCGGGAGCAGGCCCTCATCACCGGCGGCATCGCGGCCGTCGCCGCCGCGCTGTCGATCCTCATCGCGCTGGTCGTCTCCCGCGGGATCGTCGTCCCGCTGCGGCGCCTGACCGTCGCGGCCGGCCAGGTCCGCGAGGAGCTGCCGCGCCTGGTCGAGCAGGTGGCGGTGCCCGGCGAGACCCCCGACCTGACGCTGGCGAACCTGCCCGTGGAGTCGCGGGACGAGGTCGGGCGGCTCGCGCAGGCGTTCAACGACGTCAACGCGACCACCATCGAGGTCGCCCGCGAGCAGGCGGCCCTGCGCGGGTCGATCGCCGAGATGTTCGTCAACGTCGCCCGTCGCGACCAGGTCCTCCTCGGCCGCCAGCTGGCGTTCATCGACTCCCTCGAGCGGTCGGAGGAGGACCCGGCGACGCTGGCGAACCTGTTCCGCCTCGACCACCTCGCCACCCGCATGCGCCGCAACGCCGAGTCGCTGCTCGTGCTCGCCGGCATCGACTCCGGCCGCCGCCTCCGCGAGGCGATGCCCCTGTCCGACGTGGTCCGCACAGCGTCCTCCGAGATCGAGCAGTACGACCGGGTGCAGCTCGACCTCGGCGCCGACCCGCTGATGCACGGGTTCAACGCGCTCGCCGCGGCGCACCTGCTCGCGGAGCTGCTCGAGAACGCCACCCTCTTCTCGGAGCCCGGCACGCCGGTGCTGGTCGCCACGGCGGTCGAGGGCGACCACGTCGTGGTGCGCATCGCCGACCAGGGCCTCGGCATGGCCCCCGACGAGCTGTCCGCGGCGAACACCACGATCCGGTCGACGTCGCCCACCGAGGCGCTCGGAGCCCAGCGGCTCGGCCTGTACGTGGTCGCCCGGCTGTCGCAGCGCCTCGGTGCGCGGGTCCGGCTGGAGCGCTCCCGCTCCACCTCGTCGTCCGGCACGCTCGCCGTGGTCGAGTTCCCCGTCGCGCTGTTCACGGCCCACGACCCGGCGCTCGCCGGCGGGCTCGCCGGGCCGCAGCGTGCCGCCGGGCCCGAGACGGGCGCGCTGCCGGTCGCGGAGCCGCCCGTCGCCGTGCCCGTCGACCTCGCCGCGCTGACCGACGGCGCGACCCCCACGGGCCTGCCGCGCCGACGCACGCCGGGCGCGTCGCCCGACGGGGCGCCCGCCGAGCAGGACGTGGTGCTGCCCGCGCCCGCCGAGGCGACCCTGGCCCCCGAGGTGGCCGCGGAGGCGGGCGGCTGGACGCCGATGGTCGCACCGAGCGGTGCTCCCGCCGCGCTCCCCAGCCGCGGCCCGGCGCTGCCGACCCGCGGCCCCGCCGCGGGTGGAACCGAGACCCCCGGTGCCGGCGAGGACCGGACGGTCGCGGAGCGGATGCCCGCAGCCCCGCGCGGCGGTCTGTTCGCCGGCTTCCGCGGACGTGACGCGCTCGCCGCCGGCGGTGCGCCGGTGACCGCCGGTCCCGGCCCGGACGGACTCGCTCCCGGCACGGCCGCGGAGCCCGCGGAGGAGTCGTCCCCGCAGGACGTCCCCGCTCCCGGGTGGCCCGCGGACGTCCCGGGAGACGACGGTGCGGCGTCCGCGTGGCCGCGGGCCGACGTCCCCGCGGTGGTGGACGACCCCGCTGTCGCCGCCCCCGCGGAGCCGGAGCCGCTCGTGGTCCCCGGCCTCGTGCCCGACGACCCGGCGCTCGACTCGCAGGTCTGGGCCGGGACGGCGTTCGCGCCGCCGGACCCGTCGCGCTGGTCCGACGAGACGCAGGTCCTCCCGCCGCAGGACACCCCGCCCGCGACGACGCCGGCCCGGGGCGACGTGCCCGGCGCCGCGTGGGACGTGGAGCCCGCCTGGCGGTCGGGGGAGCCCGAGGCGTTCCTGGGCTCCGGAGCGGTTCCCGCCGCGCCGGAGCCGTCCACGCCGTCCGTGCCGGACCTGGTGGCGTCGGATCCGTTCCCGCCGAGCCCGATCGCGCCGGATGCGTTCCTGCCGGACGGGCCCGCGACGGACGGCGCCCTGCCGGGTGCGTTCCTGCCGGACGGGCCCGCGACGGACGGCGCGGCGCCGGGTGCGTTCCTGCCGGACGCGCCCGTCGCGCCGCCCGCCCTGCCCGACTTCGCGGAGCTCGTGCGCGGCGACGACCCGGCCCCGCCCGCCGAGCGGCCGCGCCGGCAGCGCGCCCGACGCTCGTTCTTCTCGCTGCGCCGCCGGCGGGAGGCACCCCCCGCCTCGCCGGCTGCGGCCGCACCGGCCACGTCCGCTCCCGTCGCGTCCCCGGCCGAGCCGGCGCCGGCAGCACCGGCCGTCCCCGCGCCGGCCGCGTCCCCGGCGGCTCCTGCCCGGCGGTCCGCCCGTGGCGCGCACGCCGCCCCGGAGCCCCCGCACAGCAGCCCGGCGACGCCGCGGGGGCCGCGCCCGGTGCGGCCCCCGCCCCGGGAGGCGCCGCCTGGCTGCCCGCCGCGGGGTGGCACCCGCTCGACACGCCGACCCCCGACGACGCGGCGCCCGCCGGTGCGTTCCCCGTCGACCCGTTCCTCGCCCCGTCGTCGCCCGCCGCGGACGCCCACGGGCACGATGCGGCGCTGCCCGCCCCGGTCGCCCCGGCCGGGCCGGTGCCGCTGCCCGGCCCGTCCGCCGGCCCCGCCGACCTCGCCCCGCCGCTGCCCGACCTCGCGCCCGTCGCGGCGCAGCCCGACGCCGACGGCGAGGTCGCGTGGTCGATCGCCCCTCCGGCCGACGACGCCGGACCGCTCCTGCGGCGGACGCCCGGTGTGGTCCCGCCGCCCGCCCCCGAGCCCGTCGCTGTGCCCGCCGGCGAGCGCCGTCCGCCGCGGGACATCAGCACGTGGGCGTCGGCCTGGTCGCCGCAGGGCCCGGGCGGTCCGCAGACGACGGCGTCCGCGCAGTCCGGCGGCCCCGAGGGTGCCCGGCGGCAGGGTGGCATGGACCCGGAGGCCGCCGCGATGCTCGCCCTGCGAGCCGACATCCAGGAGCAGGCGTTGA
- a CDS encoding NAD(P)H-quinone oxidoreductase: MRVVEVVRPGGPEQLAVADRPDPVPGPGEVLVRTAAAGVNRADVLQRQGHYPPPAGAPDWPGLEISGEVAGHGPGVDAAAWPLGARVAALLPGGGYATAAAVPAGLLLPVPEGIELVDAAGLPEAVCTAWSNLVDAGRLRAGETLLVQGGSGGVGSVAVQLGAALGAHVVATAGGPDRAARCRELGARTVVDHRATDVGQAVREATGGHGADVVLDVLGAGGLATNLGALATGGRLVVIGTQRGTRGEIDLGLLLARRASVIGTTLRSRPVAERARIVADVRAHAWPLLTDGRLRPVVHARLPLERAGDAHRLLDSGEVFGKVVLTV; this comes from the coding sequence GTGCGCGTCGTGGAGGTCGTCCGTCCGGGTGGTCCGGAGCAGCTCGCGGTCGCGGACCGCCCCGACCCGGTGCCCGGCCCGGGCGAGGTGCTGGTCCGCACCGCCGCCGCGGGCGTGAACCGCGCGGACGTCCTGCAGCGGCAGGGGCACTACCCGCCGCCCGCCGGCGCGCCCGACTGGCCGGGGCTCGAGATCTCCGGCGAGGTCGCCGGTCACGGCCCGGGCGTCGACGCCGCCGCCTGGCCGCTCGGCGCCCGGGTCGCGGCCCTGCTGCCCGGTGGCGGGTACGCGACGGCCGCGGCCGTGCCCGCCGGCCTGCTGCTGCCGGTCCCGGAGGGGATCGAGCTCGTCGACGCCGCCGGGCTGCCGGAGGCGGTGTGCACGGCCTGGTCGAACCTCGTGGACGCGGGGCGGCTGCGTGCCGGCGAGACGCTGCTCGTCCAGGGCGGCTCCGGGGGCGTCGGATCCGTCGCGGTCCAGCTCGGCGCCGCGCTGGGGGCGCACGTCGTGGCCACCGCCGGCGGCCCCGACCGCGCTGCCCGCTGCCGGGAGCTCGGCGCCCGGACCGTCGTCGACCACCGCGCCACCGACGTGGGCCAGGCGGTGCGCGAGGCCACCGGGGGGCACGGCGCGGACGTGGTGCTCGACGTGCTGGGGGCCGGGGGCCTCGCCACGAACCTGGGGGCGCTCGCCACGGGCGGGCGCCTGGTCGTCATCGGCACGCAGCGCGGCACCCGCGGGGAGATCGACCTGGGCCTGCTCCTCGCCCGGCGCGCCAGCGTCATCGGCACGACCCTGCGGTCCCGCCCGGTCGCCGAGCGGGCCCGGATCGTCGCCGACGTCCGCGCGCACGCCTGGCCGCTGCTGACGGACGGCCGGTTGCGACCGGTGGTCCACGCGCGGCTGCCTCTGGAGCGGGCGGGCGACGCGCACCGCCTGCTCGACTCCGGCGAGGTGTTCGGCAAGGTCGTGCTCACCGTCTGA
- a CDS encoding roadblock/LC7 domain-containing protein: protein MTTLSTEAANFGWLLDNFVRTVPGTQHTLVVSADGLLMAMSEQLDRTSGDQLAAIVAGMSSLTRGAARQLRAGDVRQAIVEMDNLFLFLMSVSNGSVLAVVADATCDVGLIGYEMAMLVSRTEATLTPQLISEMRGSLPVDGATRAPTV, encoded by the coding sequence GTGACCACCCTCAGCACCGAGGCCGCCAACTTCGGCTGGCTGCTGGACAACTTCGTCCGGACCGTGCCCGGCACCCAGCACACGCTCGTGGTGTCGGCGGACGGTCTGCTCATGGCGATGTCCGAGCAGCTCGACCGCACCAGCGGCGACCAGCTCGCCGCGATCGTCGCCGGCATGTCCAGCCTGACCCGCGGCGCCGCCCGCCAGCTCCGCGCCGGGGACGTCCGGCAGGCCATCGTCGAGATGGACAACCTGTTCCTGTTCCTCATGAGCGTCTCGAACGGCTCCGTGCTCGCGGTCGTGGCGGACGCCACGTGCGACGTCGGCCTGATCGGGTACGAGATGGCGATGCTCGTGTCGCGCACGGAGGCGACGCTCACGCCGCAGCTCATCTCCGAGATGCGCGGCAGCCTGCCCGTCGACGGCGCGACCCGCGCTCCGACCGTGTGA